TACTTTGTCGCCCGCATGCAAGTGCGCAAAGAGCTGATTCGCCACGGCGTCAGGGGCGAGTTCTTCGAAACCCAAGCGTTTGGTGTTTTTCGGCATTTCGCCAATAAAATTGCGAAAATGCTGTACAAGGATACGAAAGGTTGGATGAGAGATAGAACCTAGATAACCTAGATTGAAAAACGAAAAGTGTCACTTACATATACAGATTCGTCCTCATCGGGTCTATCTATGCAACAGCTTTCGTCAAAGCGGTAGATTCTGCGAAAGTCTTCATAGTACTTGTCCAAAATGTGGTCGTTACAGCTCATGGCCTTCGTTGTAAGAAACGGGATACTGACATGGCCGTTTCCTTCTGCCATACGGGTGTGGTTCTCGTTGtacaaagtcaaaaaggACTGGAGCGTCTCATTGTAGGGTTCGAGGGCGTACACGACGCGCCGTTGTGGGACCACGCTGCCGGTCACGATCAGTGGTGGAGAAGATTGGAGTTCCCGAGTAACCGCATCCGTATTCCCGGCGGTAAAGCTCCAGTCGCGTACGTTGGGAAAACAGCGGGTCACATCCTGGTACGCCCGTATCCATTTGTCATGGTTCTGGTGGCGCAACACAATGGTGGCGTTTACGTGGAATTCCCGCTCGAGCCACCAAGCCATACCCAAGCCACGAGCCAGATATCCGAGATTGTTGGCCATTTCTCCCGCTAGCTGGACCAGAATAGTCGGTGTGTCGTCCGAATGGGACGCATTGCTCGCAATGGGTGAGTGCCCGAAGGGGCCGGATGCAGCCTCCAATATTTGGGACTTATTTCCGAAAGTTGTTCGAGTCGCGTGGGATTCTAGTACGGAAGGTATTTCTAGAGTCGGATTCTGCTTTGTTGGGTGGCTAGGTAAGATCGTTCCGTCATTGGACTCTGTGGAGCGATTCCAGGACGCCAGGAATGTTGTTGCGTTGGTCGGGCGGGTGTTTTGTGATTGCTCATGTTTTATGCTCACGTTCGTCTGCTGATACTGGATTGAGCTCCAGTTCGTCCGGTACCCTACAACAGATAACAACAGTACTCCGATTGCGGCAAAGGAAACTCGATGGGCTCGCGATTTCCACGCCATGGTCGCAACGAATGCGCGTCGAAACCCCGAGGTTTCCGGAAATCGGCACGAAACTGTcaagtcacagtcaactacCAAAACACGCAAACCAGCTAGAACCGAAAATCCAAACCTGGGTTTCGTCCCCTAACCCTTATTTCCGTAGTCGGTACCGATCGGTACCAAAAGGCCCAGGGCCCGTACTCTGACGTTGGGGCAACCATCATGTCACGGGGAGATTCTCTCGACCAATGAACAAGAAAATCGCAACTGTTCAAACGGGAGAGGGGACGATTTTGGCGTAAATGGTGCGCGCCGGTCAGGCATTCGCACGGGAATCAACGGATTTTTGTAACTTCCAGTGTTGGATTGGATAACATTGTCGGACTCATGTCCAGAATTCAATCTTGTTTACCCGTCGAGACCCAATTCGGTACTGAATAACCGTTCCCTCCACCTCGCGTGAATGTTCACACAAATACTACTCACACATACAAAACCACATTCCCCCATCTAACTCTCTACATACTTGAATCGCATCCTCCGCGTCGAACGTCTTGACACGTTTTGGTCGAACCATACACAGCCGTCCGACTCGACCCGCACCGATTTTTCGTTGTTGCCATCGTCCTTCCTTGGTCTGCCTTTTTTATAGTACAGTCGCCGTTGCTCTGTCTGTTGCTCTGTAAAGAGTCGATCGTATTCGGAGCCCGCTCTTGAATACCTGTGTTTCAGTTTGCATACTTGTTCGACACCGTATCGAGTCTGCACAGTCTGGTGCtacggcaacaacaacattagCTACTTCCACTGCGACTACTACCCAACCTAGCACTCCCGTACtcttgtcgttgtcatcaTGGGTCAGTGTCACAGCAGTACCGCACACGACTTTGGCGTCGACGACATCGTCGAGGCCTCGTCGACAACCAAATGGGGCTCACGTCCGAGCAAGTCTTCCGGACGCCCGGA
This portion of the Phaeodactylum tricornutum CCAP 1055/1 chromosome 19, whole genome shotgun sequence genome encodes:
- a CDS encoding predicted protein: MANNLGYLARGLGMAWWLEREFHVNATIVLRHQNHDKWIRAYQDVTRCFPNVRDWSFTAGNTDAVTRELQSSPPLIVTGSVVPQRRVVYALEPYNETLQSFLTLYNENHTRMAEGNGHVSIPFLTTKAMSCNDHILDKYYEDFRRIYRFDESCCIDRPDEDESVYHFRNFIGEMPKNTKRLGFEELAPDAVANQLFAHLHAGDKVAIASRFGEDFRTQMLVRAFARRGILARVLEPRSGVADFCFLLHAQKELVGTAQSTYFMWAGILGNARRVRAYSVRTPEGNNLVHNSNWTHPDLQRRFQFELYSVNSSATDLLNPNATLRTL